A genomic segment from Branchiostoma floridae strain S238N-H82 chromosome 7, Bfl_VNyyK, whole genome shotgun sequence encodes:
- the LOC118419485 gene encoding LOW QUALITY PROTEIN: vesicle-associated membrane protein 7-like (The sequence of the model RefSeq protein was modified relative to this genomic sequence to represent the inferred CDS: substituted 2 bases at 2 genomic stop codons) — protein MYGGPQGSHMTSKHRHLADCGRNREDSEMPILYSVVARGTTVLAKFASCAGNFSEVTEQILSRVSPENAKLTYSHGRXNPXTKAWFMIHLVIVRACIPLSCKTKADFERSKAFMYLNEVKRRFQATYGARAQTALPFAMNSEFSRVLSTQMKHFSESKDVDRVSKVQGDLDELKGIMVKNIDSIAARGERLELLIDKTEDLEATSVTFKKTSKNLARSMCMKNLKLTVILAIVIILIIYFIVSAACGGLSWPCTRKT, from the exons ATGTACGGAGGACCCCAGGGCAGTCATATGACTTCAAAACATCGTCATCTTGCAGACTGTGGAAGAAATCGCGA AGATAGCGAGATGCCGATCCTGTACAGTGTTGTTGCTCGAGGGACGACAGTTCTGGCCAAGTTCGCCAGCTGTGCCGGGAACTTCTCCGAGGTGACAGAACAGATCCTTTCCAGAGTGTCTCCGGAAAACGCCAAGCTCACGTACTCCCATGGAAGGTAAAACCCTTAAACCAAAGCTTGGTTCATGATACATCTAGTTATAGTCAGGGCCTGTATACCCCTTTCCTGTAAGACAAAggca GACTTTGAAAGATCCAAGGCTTTCATGTACCTGAATGAAGTCAAGAGAAG ATTCCAGGCGACCTATGGAGCGCGGGCACAGACAGCGCTGCCGTTTGCCATGAACAGTGAATTCTCCAGAGTCCTTTCTACACAGATG AAACATTTCTCGGAGAGTAAGGATGTGGACAGAGTGTCCAAGGTACAAGGGGACCTGGATGAGCTGAAGGGTATCATGGTGAAAAACATAG ATAGCATAGCAGCCAGAGGAGAAAGACTGGAGCTCCTGATTGACAAGACTGAAGACCTGGAGGCAACC TCTGTCACATTCAAGAAGACAAGTAAGAACCTGGCGCGGTCCATGTGTATGAAGAACCTGAAACTCACCGTCATCCTGGCCATCGTCATCATT CTGATAATTTACTTCATCGTGTCGGCAGCGTGTGGTGGTCTGAGCTGGCCCTGCACCAGAAAGACTTAG
- the LOC118419484 gene encoding DNA-directed RNA polymerases I and III subunit RPAC2-like, translated as MAEKQKKKLEVVQTLDSDESCQTFVLHDEDHTLGNALRYMIMKNPDVDFCGYSVPHPSEHKINLRIQSRGPPAADILRRGLTELNALCEHVQNTFEGAVEEYKMNQAMQQSTDNTEPMETG; from the exons ATGGCTGAAAAGCAGAAGAAAAAGTTGGAAGTG GTGCAGACCCTGGACAGTGATGAGTCATGTCAGACGTTTGTGCTTCATGACGAGGACCACACATTGGGGAACGCTCTCAGATACATGATCATGAAAAA CCCTGATGTAGACTTCTGTGGCTACAGTGTACCTCATCCATCCGAACACAAAATCAACCTAAGAATACAGAGCAGAG GTCCCCCTGCTGCGGACATTCTCAGACGAGGGTTAACTGAGCTGAATGCCTTGTGTGAACATGTCCAAAACACCTTTGAG GGTGCAGTTGAGGAATACAAGATGAACCAGGCCATGCAGCAGTCAACAGATAACACAGAACCTATGGAAACTGGATAA